A genome region from Arachidicoccus soli includes the following:
- a CDS encoding NAD-dependent epimerase/dehydratase family protein, with amino-acid sequence MQLQNKETVLITGASGLVGRHLLNRLSHTDCHIIAICRDIPQDADPRFTWVSCDILDIITLQEVMKGVDKIYHCAAIVSFNPKMQKEILQINVEGTANVVNAALENSVKKMLHVSSVAAIGESEGENKIIHEALEWKKENASGYGMSKYFAEMEVWRGISEGLNAVIINPSVILGCADWDKGSAEIFKTVYNEFPWYTQGVHGFVDVKDVAKAAVILMNSDVLAERFILNGINISYKDLFFKIAKSFNKKAPHKEVTKFLSEIIWRIKYLQEKFTGKPSILNRRTARTAMAKVEYSSEKLKAFFPDFTYTNIDETVDRITKELQVKYALKVI; translated from the coding sequence GTGCAGTTACAAAACAAAGAAACCGTACTTATTACGGGTGCAAGTGGGTTGGTGGGTAGACATTTATTAAATAGATTATCTCATACCGATTGCCATATTATTGCCATTTGCAGAGATATTCCTCAAGATGCTGACCCTCGTTTTACTTGGGTTTCCTGCGATATTTTGGATATCATTACTCTTCAGGAAGTTATGAAAGGGGTAGACAAAATTTATCATTGTGCGGCAATTGTTTCATTTAATCCTAAAATGCAAAAAGAAATTTTGCAGATAAATGTGGAAGGAACTGCTAATGTGGTGAATGCAGCTCTTGAAAATAGTGTCAAAAAAATGCTGCACGTAAGCTCCGTTGCAGCTATTGGAGAATCAGAAGGTGAAAATAAAATTATTCATGAAGCATTGGAATGGAAAAAGGAGAATGCTTCTGGCTATGGAATGAGTAAATATTTTGCAGAAATGGAAGTTTGGCGCGGAATAAGTGAAGGGCTAAATGCTGTAATTATTAATCCATCGGTTATTTTGGGTTGTGCGGATTGGGATAAGGGTTCTGCTGAAATATTTAAAACTGTTTACAATGAGTTCCCTTGGTATACACAAGGAGTGCATGGTTTTGTAGATGTAAAAGATGTAGCTAAAGCTGCTGTAATACTTATGAATAGTGACGTGTTGGCAGAAAGATTTATTTTGAATGGAATTAATATTTCTTATAAAGATTTGTTTTTCAAAATAGCTAAATCATTTAATAAGAAAGCCCCACATAAAGAAGTGACTAAATTTTTATCGGAAATTATTTGGCGGATAAAATATTTGCAGGAAAAATTTACTGGAAAGCCATCTATTTTAAATAGGCGTACAGCACGCACTGCTATGGCAAAAGTTGAATACAGTTCTGAAAAATTGAAAGCGTTTTTTCCCGATTTTACATACACGAATATTGACGAAACAGTAGACAGAATTACTAAAGAACTACAAGTGAAATATGCACTGAAAGTAATATGA
- a CDS encoding murein L,D-transpeptidase catalytic domain family protein has product MAYKLVDSIYNRINLDNYGLNKDIFYNAYKGYEYLLSRGMLEKTNVLTIVDYSQSSTKKRFYVIDLKSGRVLFNTYVSHGKRSGGEYATSFSNVENSHKSSLGFIVTGSPYRGGSGYSLHLNGVESGFNNHIRERSIVIHGSHYVNEKRADESEVGRSFGCPAVPYGQQYDIINTIKGGSCVFIWAPDNHYQMASRILNATFQWPALKTEKLDFPELLPKDNNFSTSNNKSQTKIPAIASSNQG; this is encoded by the coding sequence ATGGCATACAAATTAGTAGACTCAATCTACAATAGAATTAATTTGGATAATTATGGCTTGAATAAAGATATATTTTATAATGCTTATAAAGGTTATGAATATTTATTGAGCAGAGGAATGCTTGAGAAAACTAATGTGCTTACAATTGTAGATTATAGTCAGAGCAGTACCAAAAAACGTTTTTATGTTATTGATTTAAAAAGTGGTCGTGTATTGTTTAATACCTATGTATCGCACGGTAAACGTTCAGGGGGTGAGTACGCTACAAGTTTTTCTAATGTAGAAAATTCTCATAAAAGTTCTTTAGGTTTTATTGTCACTGGTAGTCCTTATCGTGGTGGATCGGGATACAGCTTGCATTTGAATGGGGTAGAGAGTGGTTTTAATAATCATATAAGAGAACGGTCTATTGTCATACATGGCAGTCATTATGTAAATGAAAAACGCGCTGATGAAAGTGAAGTAGGAAGAAGTTTTGGATGCCCGGCTGTTCCTTATGGTCAACAATATGATATTATCAATACTATTAAAGGTGGTAGTTGTGTATTTATTTGGGCGCCAGACAATCATTATCAGATGGCTTCTCGAATTCTCAATGCAACATTTCAATGGCCTGCCTTGAAAACTGAAAAATTAGATTTCCCTGAACTTCTTCCTAAAGATAATAATTTTTCAACATCAAATAATAAATCACAAACTAAGATTCCTGCTATTGCATCTTCTAATCAAGGATAA